In a genomic window of Ignavibacteria bacterium:
- a CDS encoding sensor histidine kinase KdpD codes for MNERRPDPDALLRMLKDDEKTVDAGVLKIFLGMCAGVGKTYAMLEAAQRAKDAGIDVVVGVVETHGRWETEKLLDGLEVIPRKSVEHRGSSHADMDVDAILARRPQLVLVDELAHTNPTGWRHRRRYQDIDELLDNGINVYSTLNVQHLESRADDVERITGVAVRERVPDSVLAKASEVEVIDITPAELLQRLSEGKVYAKDRSIVALQNFFRKGNLVALREMALRTTAERVDTDLRSYRQRYGIEEMWPSAQSYLVAIGPTPHATRLVRWTCKVAQEHGARWVAAIVRRPGALSESQERHLQSAVSLVEELGGEIDWIDDDDVVNGLLTAAHRRNAVTIVVGKPRRGGLFSFVTGAGIVSRLIARADGIDVSVVAADDGESDDAKPTASGSYPMLIQSGPLAYVLTIATSVVMIGIGLLLLPTIGYQAVGMILLLYVSILPVLAPRGPVLVTAVLTAGAWDLLFIPPRFTLTIGRLEDQLTFTLYFITALTSTWLATRIRRREQVIRRREQRTEQLYALATDVNASSAVADIVDAIVQRTQQLLDADVAIIVRPDGAQDSDIQMYGSFTPDAKEYAVAMWVYDHSRSAGSGTETLPFATARYVPMSVNDRCVGVIGFRPRTSRTRSFEDPGVIERVVRQAAWSFERMRLNDSVSRVRQAEESERLARTIMNAVSHELRTPMASILGSASTLEEVVGDNLSDTQRQLVHDIRSSAERLDDLVTDLLDMARIDAGKVEVTQQPIDIRETLDASLGDFLPLKDGRKLFVEIDPPSPPDIQTDATIIRQVVRNLVGNAIDHTPPGTAVSITVAVRLEALAITIDDDGPGIDPTELANIFDRFVRGPRSTGSGLGLSIVRGLVEALNGRIVAGRSPMGGARFTVTIPLAPQ; via the coding sequence ATGAATGAACGCAGACCAGACCCCGATGCACTCCTTCGTATGCTTAAGGACGACGAGAAGACTGTAGACGCTGGAGTGCTGAAGATCTTCCTCGGCATGTGCGCCGGAGTTGGGAAGACCTATGCTATGCTTGAGGCGGCGCAGCGTGCAAAGGATGCAGGGATCGACGTTGTGGTTGGTGTTGTTGAGACACATGGAAGATGGGAGACGGAGAAGTTGTTGGATGGGCTCGAAGTGATTCCGCGCAAGAGTGTGGAGCATCGCGGGTCGAGTCACGCAGACATGGATGTTGATGCGATCCTCGCCCGACGTCCGCAACTCGTCCTTGTTGATGAGCTTGCCCATACCAATCCAACGGGATGGAGGCATCGCCGGCGCTACCAAGACATTGATGAACTCCTCGACAACGGTATCAATGTCTATTCTACCTTGAATGTCCAGCACCTTGAAAGTAGAGCAGATGATGTAGAGCGTATCACGGGTGTTGCTGTTCGAGAACGAGTGCCGGATAGCGTTTTGGCAAAGGCCTCGGAAGTTGAGGTTATAGACATCACTCCGGCTGAACTACTGCAACGTCTGTCAGAAGGAAAGGTCTACGCAAAGGACCGTTCTATTGTTGCCCTTCAGAATTTCTTCCGCAAGGGTAATCTCGTTGCCTTGCGAGAGATGGCACTGCGGACAACAGCAGAGCGTGTTGACACCGATCTTCGATCCTACCGTCAGCGTTATGGTATCGAGGAGATGTGGCCGTCCGCGCAGAGTTATCTCGTGGCCATCGGACCTACGCCACACGCTACACGACTTGTTCGGTGGACCTGTAAGGTTGCACAGGAGCATGGCGCTCGGTGGGTTGCGGCCATAGTGCGACGCCCAGGCGCTCTCTCTGAGTCGCAGGAGCGACATCTCCAGTCAGCCGTATCCCTTGTTGAGGAGCTCGGCGGCGAGATCGACTGGATCGATGATGATGACGTTGTGAACGGACTTCTCACGGCCGCGCATCGCAGAAATGCTGTCACCATTGTTGTGGGTAAGCCCAGAAGGGGTGGCCTGTTCTCCTTTGTTACGGGTGCCGGTATCGTTTCGCGTCTGATCGCAAGGGCTGACGGGATCGATGTGAGCGTGGTAGCTGCAGATGACGGAGAATCGGATGATGCAAAACCGACAGCATCAGGGTCGTATCCGATGCTTATTCAATCCGGACCGTTGGCATATGTATTGACTATTGCAACTTCCGTTGTGATGATCGGCATCGGCTTGCTGCTCTTACCGACAATTGGGTATCAGGCCGTTGGCATGATCCTCCTTTTGTATGTAAGTATCCTTCCGGTTCTTGCACCACGCGGGCCGGTCCTCGTAACAGCAGTCCTTACAGCCGGAGCATGGGATCTACTCTTCATTCCTCCTCGCTTCACGCTAACGATCGGCAGACTCGAAGATCAGCTCACGTTCACGTTGTACTTCATTACGGCGCTTACGTCAACGTGGTTAGCAACGCGTATCAGGCGGAGAGAGCAAGTGATCCGCAGACGAGAACAACGAACAGAGCAACTCTACGCACTTGCAACGGATGTGAATGCGTCATCGGCTGTTGCGGATATTGTTGATGCCATCGTGCAACGAACGCAGCAACTTCTCGATGCAGACGTTGCCATCATTGTTCGGCCGGATGGTGCCCAGGATAGTGACATACAGATGTACGGATCGTTCACACCGGATGCAAAGGAGTACGCCGTAGCAATGTGGGTGTACGACCATTCGCGGAGTGCCGGGAGCGGAACCGAGACATTGCCGTTCGCCACTGCGCGCTACGTACCAATGAGTGTGAATGACCGATGTGTTGGCGTTATCGGTTTCCGGCCGAGAACCTCTCGGACAAGATCATTCGAAGACCCTGGGGTGATCGAACGTGTGGTGCGTCAAGCCGCTTGGTCGTTTGAGCGCATGAGACTAAACGATAGTGTCAGCAGAGTCCGCCAGGCCGAAGAATCAGAGCGCCTGGCGCGCACGATCATGAACGCTGTCTCTCACGAGTTGAGGACTCCAATGGCCTCCATATTGGGTTCGGCCTCTACGTTGGAAGAGGTGGTTGGCGACAATCTCTCCGACACTCAACGCCAACTCGTTCATGATATACGATCATCGGCAGAGCGACTCGACGATCTCGTTACGGACCTACTCGACATGGCGCGAATCGATGCTGGCAAGGTTGAGGTAACGCAACAGCCGATTGACATCCGAGAAACACTGGACGCGTCGTTGGGCGACTTCCTTCCACTCAAGGACGGACGTAAGCTCTTCGTAGAGATCGATCCTCCGTCGCCCCCTGACATACAAACGGATGCGACGATCATCCGTCAGGTTGTGAGGAATCTCGTAGGGAATGCCATCGACCATACTCCACCAGGCACGGCGGTTTCAATCACAGTTGCTGTTCGATTGGAGGCACTGGCCATAACGATCGACGATGATGGTCCGGGCATCGATCCCACCGAGCTTGCAAACATCTTTGATCGATTTGTTCGTGGACCACGATCTACAGGTAGCGGACTCGGTCTCTCCATCGTGCGAGGTTTGGTAGAGGCTCTCAATGGGCGTATCGTTGCAGGACGTTCACCCATGGGTGGTGCACGGTTCACCGTAACGATTCCCCTTGCGCCGCAGTAG
- the kdpC gene encoding potassium-transporting ATPase subunit KdpC: protein MIKHLQNSLLMVAAFTLICGVAFPLLVTGIAAVIAPSQRNGSMVIVKGREVGSALVGQAWTSEKYFHGRPSAIGNQPLPSGGTNRTVASAAFRKDVAVLRDSLAKQNEVEGAAIPSDLVMASASGIDPHISTEAAQVQVTRVMKARGLASSRRAHVEQLISAATDQPLVGIFGMARVNVLRLNIAMDALRQ from the coding sequence ATGATCAAGCATCTTCAAAACTCGTTGCTTATGGTTGCTGCCTTCACCCTCATCTGTGGTGTGGCATTCCCACTTCTTGTGACTGGGATCGCGGCTGTGATAGCCCCTTCTCAGCGAAACGGAAGTATGGTCATCGTAAAGGGACGCGAAGTTGGAAGTGCCCTCGTGGGGCAAGCATGGACATCTGAGAAGTACTTCCATGGACGTCCAAGCGCGATCGGCAACCAACCACTCCCGAGTGGCGGAACGAACCGCACCGTTGCCTCGGCAGCATTCCGAAAGGACGTTGCAGTTCTTCGTGATTCCCTTGCCAAGCAGAATGAGGTAGAGGGGGCTGCCATTCCATCAGATCTGGTGATGGCCTCAGCCAGCGGAATCGATCCGCATATTTCTACCGAGGCGGCCCAAGTGCAAGTAACGCGCGTCATGAAGGCGCGTGGATTGGCGTCGAGCAGAAGAGCCCACGTTGAGCAACTGATTTCGGCAGCTACGGATCAACCGTTAGTAGGGATATTTGGAATGGCACGTGTGAATGTACTTCGTCTCAACATTGCAATGGATGCCTTGCGACAATGA
- a CDS encoding porin, with amino-acid sequence MNVRLLALALCISIITVPMAAEDSVNVSWSASADVFYSYSLNDPPDHQRAYTTQPARNAEFGLMLGYIGLAVNGPDYRGRVALQEGWFTRANYMGPDSSWRWLQEASAGLRITNGLWLDAGVMFSHIGYESMITRDNLTLSRSFTADYTPYYSTGASLAWSISDAITLTGLVLNGWQQIVDINDDLALGTRLLVKPSSELTLNWSTFVGNEQPRGMPALVRFHNNLWAEWKPSTAWTLVLMGDLCMQETATDTSAQQWYAGVISSHVLSDAFRLTARVEHYNDAKNIFIATPAGTPFQATAASANLDFRPNSAFLIRCEVRTMMAADDVFPSNDGLTSNDTYITLSTSVAFGD; translated from the coding sequence ATGAATGTGCGCCTACTTGCACTCGCCTTGTGCATCTCGATCATAACTGTCCCAATGGCAGCCGAAGACTCTGTTAACGTGTCATGGTCGGCCTCTGCAGACGTTTTCTACTCCTATTCTCTCAACGATCCACCTGACCACCAACGGGCCTATACAACACAGCCTGCTCGAAATGCTGAGTTCGGACTGATGTTGGGATACATCGGACTTGCTGTGAATGGTCCGGACTATCGTGGTCGTGTTGCCTTACAAGAAGGTTGGTTCACCCGTGCGAACTACATGGGGCCTGATTCGTCTTGGAGGTGGCTCCAAGAAGCATCGGCCGGACTCCGCATCACAAATGGTCTGTGGCTCGATGCCGGTGTAATGTTCTCACACATCGGCTACGAGTCGATGATCACACGAGATAATCTTACGTTGTCGCGATCTTTCACGGCTGACTATACGCCGTATTACTCCACCGGCGCTTCCCTCGCGTGGTCCATTAGCGATGCCATCACCCTAACCGGCCTCGTTCTCAACGGGTGGCAGCAGATCGTTGACATCAATGACGATCTCGCTCTGGGCACACGCCTTCTTGTGAAGCCATCGTCGGAGCTCACGCTCAATTGGAGTACGTTTGTTGGGAACGAGCAACCCCGAGGCATGCCGGCCCTGGTTCGGTTCCATAACAACCTCTGGGCAGAATGGAAGCCTTCCACTGCGTGGACATTGGTACTCATGGGCGACCTATGTATGCAGGAAACGGCAACAGATACTTCTGCGCAGCAGTGGTATGCCGGAGTGATCTCATCACATGTTTTGTCCGACGCGTTTCGATTGACAGCTCGTGTTGAGCATTACAACGATGCGAAGAACATCTTTATCGCAACGCCGGCTGGAACACCGTTCCAGGCCACCGCAGCTTCGGCCAATCTTGATTTTAGGCCGAATTCGGCCTTCCTCATTCGGTGCGAGGTTCGCACCATGATGGCGGCAGACGACGTCTTCCCGTCGAACGATGGGTTGACGTCGAATGACACCTACATCACCCTCTCCACCTCCGTTGCCTTTGGAGATTGA
- the kdpB gene encoding potassium-transporting ATPase subunit KdpB: MAVTSNVVSRDLIVQALRDGITKFHPRELRRSPVMAIVAIGAVATTIAMVVDAMNGSFSGVDLQITLWLWGTVYFANIAESIAEGRGKAQADALRRSRQTTTARKLVNGVESVVGSSELHVNDLVICEAGDLIPLDGEVIEGIASVDESAITGESAPVIRESGGDRSAVTGGTRVLSDRIVIRISVEPGQAFLDRIIGLVEGAQRQRTPNEIALSTLLIGLTVVFILVVITLPFFTQFLSSSGHGSADTSISVLMALLVCLIPTTIGGLLSAIGISGMDRLLRSNVVAMSGRAVEAAGDIDVLLLDKTGTITFGNRSASEFIPAHGVSVTDLARAAYTASLADETPEGRSIVHLARHAHAIRDAHEDLHDVVTHPFTAQTRMSGADFTDADGIPHQVRKGAADAVEKAVVENGGWMPQDVRAAADRVASAGSTPLVVSDGSTVLGVVELKDIVKGGIRERFERLRLMGIRTVMITGDNPLTAAAIAAEAGVDDFIAEAKPEDKLARIRHEQSQGRLVAMIGDGTNDAPALAQADVGVAMNSGTQAAREAGNMIDLDSNPTKLIEIVETGKQLLMTRGALTTFSIANDVSKYFAILPAMFAGLYVGADGSSPMEIFNIMGLASPQSAILSAVIFNALIIIALIPLALRGVTYKPQGVSAVLRRNVLIYGLGGLLIPFIGIKLLDILITALGLA; this comes from the coding sequence ATGGCTGTTACCTCAAACGTTGTATCTCGTGATCTGATCGTTCAGGCCTTGCGGGACGGCATCACAAAATTCCATCCGCGTGAACTTCGCAGATCGCCGGTAATGGCCATTGTGGCTATTGGAGCGGTTGCAACAACCATCGCGATGGTCGTAGACGCCATGAATGGCTCGTTCTCCGGTGTGGATCTTCAGATCACACTTTGGCTCTGGGGCACGGTCTATTTTGCCAACATTGCCGAGTCGATCGCTGAAGGAAGGGGCAAGGCACAAGCCGATGCCCTTCGTCGGTCAAGGCAGACCACCACAGCACGTAAACTTGTGAATGGTGTTGAGTCTGTGGTCGGCTCATCAGAACTTCATGTAAATGATCTCGTGATCTGCGAAGCCGGGGATCTCATTCCACTTGATGGTGAGGTGATCGAAGGCATCGCCTCTGTTGATGAAAGTGCTATCACCGGGGAGTCAGCGCCGGTGATCCGCGAAAGTGGAGGCGATCGTAGCGCGGTTACAGGAGGCACACGCGTTCTGAGCGACAGGATCGTGATCCGTATCTCTGTTGAGCCGGGACAGGCATTCCTAGACCGTATCATCGGACTCGTGGAGGGGGCTCAACGTCAGCGCACGCCAAATGAGATCGCTCTGAGTACCTTGCTCATCGGACTTACCGTTGTCTTCATCCTTGTGGTGATCACGCTGCCGTTCTTTACACAGTTCCTCTCATCTTCAGGTCATGGTAGTGCTGATACGTCCATTTCCGTTTTGATGGCGCTCCTTGTCTGCCTCATTCCTACAACGATCGGTGGATTGCTCAGCGCCATTGGTATCAGTGGTATGGACAGGCTACTGCGGTCGAACGTGGTTGCCATGAGCGGAAGAGCCGTGGAAGCTGCCGGTGACATCGATGTACTGCTTCTCGATAAAACGGGAACGATCACCTTTGGCAATAGAAGCGCTTCGGAGTTCATCCCTGCTCACGGTGTTTCGGTTACAGATCTGGCTCGTGCAGCCTACACGGCATCGTTGGCTGATGAAACGCCGGAAGGGCGCAGCATCGTCCACCTTGCACGTCATGCTCATGCCATTCGTGATGCACATGAAGATCTTCATGATGTTGTGACGCATCCCTTTACTGCGCAAACACGAATGAGCGGTGCAGACTTTACCGATGCCGACGGAATACCTCACCAAGTGCGCAAGGGCGCGGCAGATGCCGTTGAAAAGGCCGTGGTTGAAAATGGCGGTTGGATGCCCCAGGATGTGCGTGCTGCTGCCGATAGGGTTGCAAGCGCCGGATCTACACCGCTTGTTGTGAGCGATGGAAGCACGGTGTTGGGTGTGGTTGAGCTCAAGGACATTGTCAAGGGTGGCATTCGAGAGAGATTTGAGCGACTCCGGTTGATGGGGATTCGCACGGTGATGATCACCGGCGACAACCCACTGACGGCCGCTGCCATCGCTGCCGAGGCAGGCGTAGACGATTTTATCGCAGAAGCCAAACCGGAGGACAAACTCGCACGTATCAGGCACGAGCAGTCGCAAGGACGTCTGGTTGCTATGATCGGAGATGGAACGAATGACGCACCCGCACTTGCCCAGGCAGATGTTGGTGTTGCGATGAACTCCGGAACCCAAGCCGCCCGTGAAGCCGGCAACATGATCGATCTTGATAGTAATCCAACGAAACTCATCGAGATCGTTGAGACCGGTAAGCAACTGCTGATGACGAGAGGTGCGCTAACGACGTTCTCCATCGCTAACGATGTTTCGAAGTATTTCGCCATCCTGCCTGCTATGTTCGCCGGACTCTACGTTGGTGCAGATGGGTCTTCACCAATGGAGATCTTCAATATCATGGGGCTTGCCTCACCACAAAGTGCTATTCTCTCCGCCGTGATCTTCAATGCATTGATCATCATAGCCCTCATACCACTCGCGCTCCGCGGCGTAACGTACAAGCCACAGGGCGTATCGGCGGTGCTCCGCCGGAACGTGCTGATCTATGGCTTGGGTGGACTCCTCATCCCGTTCATTGGGATCAAACTTCTCGACATACTCATCACCGCATTAGGACTTGCCTAA
- the kdpA gene encoding potassium-transporting ATPase subunit KdpA, translating to MDLTQLIPIGVFLLLIAVLSPLLGTYIARLLGGEGADEMDWKQYLGAILTFNAVGFGFLICLLMCQQYLPLNPDGAKGLDLALAFNIAVSFVTNTNWQSYAGETTLSQFSQMVGLGTQNFLSAATGIAVLVAVTRGLARSSGKTLGNAWRDMSRIVLGILLPLSVLFAMIFVSEGMVQTFDSAHQITTLEGKQQTIPVGPAASQIAIKQLGTNGGGYYNANSAHPLENPTPLTNLLSTIALILIPGSLCFTYGIMANHRKHGIALFATMLILLTIGIGVSLWSENASATAIGERSLMEGKESRFGVPESILWSTTTTAASNGSVNAMHSSLSPVAGGIAMLNMMLGEIVFGGVGSGLYGMILFVILTVFLTGLMVGRTPEYLGKRIDAVDVRWAIVAIIAPSAAMLIGSAISLSTGVGRSSMLHTGAHGISEVLYAWASAAGNNGSAFAGLNANTTFYNIGIGIAMLIGRYAVIIPVVIIAGRMVSRIRMKESAGTFPTHSPLFVLLLIGTILIVGALTFFPVLLMGPLTEQVQLMRGGF from the coding sequence ATGGACTTGACGCAATTGATCCCCATTGGGGTTTTTCTCCTTCTCATTGCCGTGCTTTCGCCGCTCTTGGGGACCTATATCGCCCGGCTACTCGGTGGGGAAGGTGCAGACGAGATGGATTGGAAACAGTATCTCGGAGCCATTCTGACCTTTAATGCCGTCGGATTTGGCTTCCTGATCTGTCTTCTCATGTGCCAGCAATATCTCCCCCTCAATCCTGACGGAGCAAAGGGCCTTGATCTGGCCTTGGCCTTCAACATCGCTGTGAGTTTTGTGACCAATACGAATTGGCAGAGTTATGCCGGCGAAACAACGCTGAGTCAGTTCTCTCAGATGGTTGGACTTGGCACCCAGAACTTTCTCAGTGCAGCTACAGGAATCGCCGTCTTGGTAGCCGTCACGCGAGGTTTGGCAAGGTCCAGCGGTAAAACACTCGGGAATGCGTGGCGTGATATGTCGCGCATTGTTCTTGGCATCCTATTGCCCCTTTCCGTCCTCTTTGCCATGATCTTCGTTTCCGAGGGGATGGTTCAGACATTTGATTCGGCACACCAGATCACAACCCTTGAGGGGAAGCAACAGACCATTCCTGTTGGTCCGGCTGCCTCTCAGATCGCGATCAAACAGCTCGGAACAAATGGAGGGGGCTACTACAACGCGAACAGTGCCCACCCCTTGGAAAACCCAACGCCCCTTACCAATCTTCTCTCTACCATCGCCTTGATCCTGATCCCCGGGTCATTGTGTTTCACGTATGGGATCATGGCCAACCACCGCAAACATGGTATAGCTCTGTTTGCCACAATGCTCATTCTGCTCACGATCGGAATTGGAGTTTCGTTGTGGTCTGAGAATGCGTCGGCAACGGCTATTGGAGAGCGTTCGTTGATGGAAGGCAAGGAGTCGCGTTTTGGCGTCCCTGAAAGCATCCTATGGTCGACCACAACAACGGCTGCATCCAACGGCTCTGTCAACGCGATGCACTCAAGCCTTTCTCCAGTTGCCGGCGGCATTGCGATGTTGAACATGATGCTTGGCGAGATCGTGTTCGGAGGAGTTGGGTCAGGGCTCTACGGAATGATCCTGTTCGTGATCCTCACCGTTTTTCTTACGGGGCTTATGGTTGGTCGAACGCCGGAGTACCTCGGTAAACGGATCGATGCCGTGGATGTGCGATGGGCCATCGTGGCGATCATTGCCCCAAGTGCGGCGATGCTGATCGGCTCTGCGATCTCTCTCTCTACGGGCGTTGGAAGGAGTTCGATGTTGCATACCGGAGCCCACGGAATCTCTGAAGTACTCTATGCCTGGGCCAGTGCGGCTGGGAATAATGGGAGTGCATTTGCCGGACTCAACGCCAACACTACCTTCTATAACATCGGCATCGGCATTGCCATGTTGATCGGACGATATGCGGTGATCATACCGGTGGTGATCATTGCCGGACGTATGGTTTCTCGCATACGCATGAAGGAAAGTGCCGGCACATTCCCAACGCACTCTCCACTCTTTGTTCTCCTATTGATCGGTACCATCCTCATTGTTGGTGCTCTAACGTTCTTCCCTGTGCTCTTGATGGGCCCCCTGACAGAACAAGTCCAATTGATGAGAGGAGGATTCTAA
- the lepA gene encoding elongation factor 4 has product MQHYRNFCIIAHIDHGKSTLADRLLERTGRVSAREMTMNQILDDNPLEQERGITIKLHAIQMDYVSPSGEKYKLNLIDTPGHVDFSYEVSRSLSACEGALLVVDATQGVEAQTISNLFMALEQGLEIIPVINKIDLPSAVTTIDNVKKQVMDLIGCKEEEMILASAKAGIGIDEILEAVVARIPPPKGDPKAPLRALIYDSIFDAYRGVVVNVRVFDGTLKEKDKILFMNTNQTYELDEVGVLYMQRQRTGILEAGNVGYFTAAIRRLQDSKVGDTVTLANNPTDRPIEGFREVKPMVFSGIYPAESDDFEDLREALGKLTLNDSAISFEPESSTALGFGFRCGFLGLLHMEIVQERLEREFNQVIITTVPNVRYKVITTKNEVMWVDNPAQLPNPTMINEIQEPYIRAQIIAPSEYVGTIMKLCMERRGTMLGQTYLSADRVDMTFNMPLGEVVFDFYDKLKSSTRGYASLDYEYSDYERGELVLMDILLNGEPVDALSSIVHRQKAHEWGKKLCVKLKELIPRQMFEVAIQASIGSKVVARESISAIRKNVIAKCYGGDISRKRKLLEKQKEGKKRMKQVGRVEIPQEAFHAVLSLD; this is encoded by the coding sequence ATGCAGCACTACCGAAACTTCTGCATCATCGCGCATATCGATCACGGGAAATCCACGCTGGCAGACCGACTGCTGGAGCGGACCGGTCGTGTCTCGGCGCGCGAGATGACGATGAACCAGATCCTCGACGATAACCCGCTCGAACAAGAACGGGGCATCACCATCAAGCTTCACGCTATTCAGATGGACTACGTGTCTCCATCGGGCGAGAAGTACAAACTCAACCTCATCGATACACCGGGTCACGTAGACTTCTCCTATGAAGTCTCTCGCTCCCTAAGTGCATGTGAAGGGGCTCTCCTGGTTGTTGATGCAACACAGGGCGTTGAAGCACAGACGATCTCGAATCTGTTCATGGCTCTCGAGCAAGGACTGGAGATCATTCCGGTGATCAACAAGATCGACCTGCCGAGTGCGGTAACAACGATCGACAACGTGAAGAAGCAAGTGATGGATCTCATCGGCTGTAAGGAAGAAGAGATGATCCTGGCTTCGGCGAAGGCCGGCATCGGGATCGATGAGATCCTCGAAGCCGTAGTAGCACGGATCCCACCGCCAAAGGGTGATCCGAAGGCTCCGCTCCGCGCACTCATCTACGATTCGATCTTTGATGCCTATCGTGGCGTGGTAGTGAACGTGCGGGTCTTTGATGGCACACTCAAGGAAAAGGACAAGATCCTTTTCATGAACACGAATCAAACGTATGAACTCGATGAAGTTGGCGTGCTCTACATGCAACGTCAGCGCACAGGAATTCTGGAAGCCGGCAACGTGGGCTACTTCACAGCCGCCATTCGTCGCCTGCAAGACTCCAAGGTTGGCGATACGGTAACGCTTGCCAACAACCCAACAGACAGACCCATCGAAGGCTTCCGCGAAGTGAAGCCGATGGTGTTCTCGGGCATCTACCCTGCAGAGAGTGATGACTTTGAGGATCTGCGCGAAGCATTGGGCAAACTCACGCTCAATGATTCTGCGATCTCGTTCGAACCGGAATCGTCAACAGCTCTCGGCTTCGGCTTCCGCTGTGGCTTCCTTGGCCTTCTGCACATGGAGATCGTCCAAGAGCGACTCGAACGTGAGTTCAACCAAGTGATCATCACCACAGTGCCGAACGTTCGCTACAAGGTGATCACCACAAAGAACGAAGTGATGTGGGTGGACAACCCGGCTCAGCTGCCAAATCCAACCATGATCAACGAGATCCAGGAGCCATACATCCGTGCGCAGATCATCGCCCCCTCCGAATACGTGGGTACGATCATGAAGCTGTGTATGGAACGCAGAGGCACGATGCTCGGACAGACATATCTCAGTGCCGATCGTGTTGATATGACGTTCAACATGCCCCTTGGAGAAGTGGTCTTTGACTTCTACGACAAGCTCAAGAGTAGCACACGGGGCTATGCATCACTCGACTACGAATATTCGGACTACGAGCGCGGCGAACTGGTGCTGATGGACATCCTGCTCAACGGCGAACCAGTTGACGCGTTGTCGTCGATCGTCCACCGTCAAAAAGCCCACGAGTGGGGCAAAAAACTCTGCGTCAAGCTAAAAGAACTTATCCCGCGTCAGATGTTCGAGGTTGCCATCCAGGCATCCATCGGTTCCAAGGTGGTGGCTCGTGAATCTATCAGTGCTATCCGCAAGAACGTGATTGCCAAGTGTTACGGCGGCGACATTTCTCGTAAGCGGAAGCTGCTCGAGAAACAGAAGGAAGGCAAGAAACGCATGAAGCAGGTAGGACGTGTGGAGATCCCACAAGAAGCCTTCCATGCTGTACTCTCACTAGACTGA